In the genome of Carnobacterium viridans, one region contains:
- a CDS encoding serine hydrolase, translating into MDWNKEIQGLETDFSSYMESGIYIHDGMKLLFSKNKEELFPSASIIKLPIYLYYYEQAIQGRLNLMDRVNVSNKGRANGSGVMHVLTSIEDWSVEELLQLMIAVSDNEATNQLISYVGLENLQAWIKEKTWNEEIALRRYLMDYESGLVNEVTPQGAVSVLKEIMELGSNHPLWEKQIEKPFLLQQFRTGLPGYLDEREIPILEMLNKTGEDNEIRHDVALFRYNNQIVYIAALNKNVKEEAKAIEWMQELGKLAFKFLTNAV; encoded by the coding sequence ATGGACTGGAATAAGGAAATACAAGGCTTAGAAACTGATTTTTCTTCTTATATGGAAAGCGGAATTTACATCCATGATGGAATGAAACTGTTATTTAGCAAAAACAAAGAAGAGTTGTTTCCTTCAGCAAGCATTATTAAGCTTCCTATTTACCTCTACTATTATGAACAAGCAATTCAAGGCAGACTCAATTTAATGGATAGAGTGAATGTATCAAACAAAGGGCGTGCTAATGGCTCTGGAGTAATGCACGTTTTGACCTCCATTGAAGACTGGAGTGTTGAAGAACTCTTACAATTAATGATTGCTGTTTCAGACAATGAAGCGACAAATCAGTTGATTTCTTATGTAGGGTTAGAGAATTTACAAGCATGGATAAAAGAAAAAACATGGAATGAAGAAATAGCTTTAAGACGATACTTAATGGATTATGAGTCTGGTTTAGTCAATGAAGTGACACCACAAGGAGCTGTATCAGTTTTAAAAGAAATCATGGAACTTGGAAGTAATCATCCATTATGGGAAAAACAGATAGAAAAACCATTTTTATTGCAGCAGTTTCGAACAGGCCTTCCAGGATATTTAGATGAGAGAGAGATTCCTATTCTAGAGATGTTAAATAAGACTGGCGAAGATAATGAAATTCGTCATGATGTTGCTTTATTTCGGTATAACAATCAAATAGTATATATCGCTGCTTTAAATAAAAATGTAAAAGAAGAAGCAAAGGCAATTGAATGGATGCAAGAATTAGGAAAATTAGCGTTTAAATTTTTAACGAATGCGGTCTAA
- a CDS encoding C40 family peptidase, which translates to MKKMVNVATTFLWSKNKEHPVQEKIKKQQTKRQFYTLSDEEVLSLYKDRLVDSELLYGDIVEVSEIVGEYAKVTVLKQAFKNEPKGYPGWVIAKDLVPVPQEWSEDLEQIAINQPTAKILFTEDKQSFQFVSIGTTLSLLEETPSQYKVITPDGIGFVAKEDAHLIENSSINAAEQLISLAKSFLDLRYVWAGTSAAGFDCSGFVYTLFRTFNVWLSRDAQEQVFEGEAHSYEEAIPGDLLFFAYQEGNGEVHHVGIYLGEDQMIHSQTPGSKVIITKLEGTNYQKELCAVRRFF; encoded by the coding sequence ATGAAAAAAATGGTTAACGTTGCTACAACTTTTTTATGGTCAAAAAATAAGGAACATCCGGTTCAGGAAAAAATAAAAAAACAACAGACAAAAAGACAGTTTTATACATTATCCGATGAGGAGGTTTTAAGCCTTTATAAGGATCGCTTGGTAGATTCAGAATTGCTTTATGGGGATATTGTTGAAGTCTCTGAAATTGTAGGAGAATACGCAAAGGTAACCGTTCTAAAACAAGCTTTTAAAAATGAACCTAAGGGATATCCCGGTTGGGTGATAGCTAAAGACCTTGTTCCTGTGCCACAGGAATGGTCAGAAGACTTAGAACAAATTGCTATCAATCAACCTACAGCAAAAATTCTATTTACTGAGGATAAACAAAGTTTTCAATTCGTTTCGATAGGGACGACGTTATCGTTACTGGAAGAGACACCTAGTCAGTACAAAGTTATTACACCAGATGGGATTGGATTTGTAGCAAAAGAAGATGCTCATTTAATTGAAAACTCTTCAATCAATGCTGCTGAACAACTCATTAGTCTCGCAAAATCATTTTTAGATTTGAGATATGTTTGGGCGGGGACAAGTGCTGCTGGATTTGATTGCTCCGGATTTGTCTATACCTTGTTTCGAACGTTTAATGTTTGGTTAAGCAGAGATGCTCAAGAACAAGTTTTTGAAGGAGAAGCTCATTCATATGAAGAAGCAATACCTGGAGATTTGTTGTTTTTTGCCTACCAAGAAGGTAATGGAGAAGTTCATCATGTAGGTATTTATCTAGGAGAGGATCAAATGATCCATTCACAAACTCCCGGATCAAAAGTAATCATAACAAAGCTTGAAGGAACTAATTACCAAAAAGAATTATGCGCAGTCAGGCGTTTTTTTTAA
- a CDS encoding peptide ABC transporter substrate-binding protein, which translates to MNNQIKGLGILSLAVLLSACGSTETNGSSTESNSADGEKNLADTQELRLTAASEIPSMDTALATDLTSFTVMNNVFEGLYVLGPDAEPVLGVAAEEPTISEDGKTYTFKLREDAFWSNGEPVTADDFVYAWQKVAAPETASGYAYMFDGLIQNATEIINDEMDPTELGIKALSDTELEITLMQPTSYFDQLLTLPFFFPQNRAFAQEQGDEYGSTNETLVYNGPFVLEGWNQASSVGWTFEKNEDYWDADSVVLDTVTVDVIKEVTTELNLFENGETDIAFLSGNFVSQYSEDPNFHSSLNATTFYIEMNHLNNEETTELSNANIRLAIASAIDKDGYVDNVLQDGSASIDGFVPAGLASNPTTKSDFREDAGNLLPYDLEKATEAWNAGLSELGTESIELELITSDTEDSKRLAEYLQDQLQKNLPGLTVTLRSMPFSMKLETVREGNYDMAVNSWIADFADPINYVERFDTDINRMNYSNPDVDALVDIAKAIFDDDEARWETLVEIEKVSLGEDAALAPLYQSADSYLLNPKVKDYYKRVFGPDSYKWTWIEAE; encoded by the coding sequence ATGAACAATCAAATAAAAGGTTTGGGAATACTTAGTTTAGCGGTTTTATTATCTGCATGCGGAAGTACAGAAACAAATGGATCATCAACAGAAAGCAATTCAGCTGATGGAGAAAAAAACTTAGCAGACACTCAAGAACTGCGGTTAACCGCTGCGTCAGAGATTCCCTCTATGGATACAGCTTTAGCAACTGATTTAACCAGTTTTACGGTTATGAACAATGTCTTCGAAGGATTATATGTTTTAGGACCAGATGCTGAGCCTGTTTTAGGGGTAGCGGCTGAAGAACCTACTATCAGTGAAGATGGAAAAACGTACACTTTTAAGCTACGAGAAGATGCTTTTTGGTCCAATGGAGAACCTGTAACAGCGGATGATTTTGTCTATGCCTGGCAAAAAGTTGCGGCACCTGAAACAGCCAGTGGATATGCGTATATGTTTGATGGGTTAATTCAAAATGCTACTGAGATTATCAATGACGAAATGGATCCAACTGAATTAGGTATCAAAGCGCTAAGCGATACCGAGTTAGAGATTACATTGATGCAGCCCACATCGTATTTTGATCAATTATTGACTTTGCCGTTTTTCTTTCCTCAAAATAGAGCATTTGCACAAGAACAAGGGGATGAATATGGGAGTACAAATGAAACGCTCGTTTATAATGGACCTTTTGTATTAGAAGGATGGAATCAAGCAAGCAGTGTTGGATGGACATTTGAAAAAAATGAAGATTATTGGGATGCTGACTCAGTTGTTTTAGACACAGTAACAGTTGATGTAATCAAAGAAGTAACAACTGAATTGAATTTATTTGAAAACGGCGAAACAGATATTGCCTTTTTATCTGGAAACTTTGTGTCGCAATATAGTGAAGATCCTAATTTTCACTCCTCACTAAATGCGACAACATTCTATATTGAAATGAATCATTTAAACAACGAAGAAACTACGGAACTAAGCAATGCAAATATTCGTTTAGCGATTGCATCTGCAATTGATAAAGATGGCTATGTTGATAATGTCTTACAAGATGGATCTGCTTCTATCGATGGATTTGTTCCAGCTGGTTTAGCCAGTAATCCTACAACAAAATCAGATTTCCGTGAAGATGCTGGAAATTTATTACCCTATGACTTAGAAAAAGCTACAGAAGCTTGGAATGCGGGGTTATCTGAATTAGGAACAGAGAGTATTGAATTAGAGTTGATTACCTCAGATACAGAAGATTCAAAACGTTTAGCTGAATATTTACAGGATCAATTGCAAAAGAATTTACCAGGACTGACGGTTACATTGAGAAGTATGCCTTTCAGTATGAAATTAGAAACAGTACGGGAAGGAAACTATGATATGGCTGTCAACTCGTGGATCGCTGACTTTGCAGACCCCATTAATTATGTAGAACGTTTTGATACAGACATCAATCGTATGAATTATTCGAATCCAGATGTAGATGCTTTAGTAGATATAGCAAAGGCGATATTCGATGATGACGAAGCACGTTGGGAAACGTTAGTAGAGATTGAGAAGGTTTCTTTAGGTGAAGATGCAGCTTTAGCACCGTTATACCAGTCAGCTGATTCTTACTTATTGAATCCAAAAGTTAAAGATTATTATAAAAGGGTTTTTGGTCCAGATAGTTACAAATGGACATGGATAGAAGCGGAATAA